The following are encoded in a window of Blastocatellia bacterium genomic DNA:
- a CDS encoding thiolase family protein: MSEVFFAASARTPIGKFGGTLKDWTAADLAVPVVEESLRRAGLAPNAVDEVIIGCARQAGGGPNVARQIAYRAGMPETVPAFTVNQACGSGLKAVILAAQEIMLGRARCLIAGGTESMSRVPYLAEGTRWGLRMGNAALVDGMYRDGFLDPLSGQVMGETAETLARQYDISRREQDEYALRSQQRAEAATSAGHFQNEIVPLAITDRKGNGVAFATDEHARAGATIEAIAKLPPVFAKDGSVTAGNSSGITDGAAALLVLSGAAVKSHDVRPQARLVDYEIAGVDPRVMGIGPVPAIRRLLERRKLTLADIGLVELNEAFAAQVLACDRELHFDAERLNVNGGAIALGHPIGCTGARILTTLMHEMQRQQVQYGLATLCISGGMGIALLVERV, translated from the coding sequence ATGAGTGAGGTTTTCTTTGCCGCATCCGCGCGAACGCCGATTGGCAAATTCGGCGGCACGCTGAAGGATTGGACGGCGGCTGATCTGGCGGTGCCGGTTGTCGAGGAGAGCTTGCGCCGCGCCGGTCTTGCTCCGAATGCGGTTGATGAAGTGATCATCGGCTGCGCACGGCAAGCCGGCGGCGGGCCGAACGTCGCCCGGCAAATCGCTTACCGTGCAGGGATGCCGGAAACGGTTCCCGCTTTCACAGTCAATCAGGCGTGTGGCTCTGGCCTGAAAGCCGTTATCCTGGCCGCTCAAGAAATCATGCTCGGACGCGCCCGCTGCCTTATCGCCGGCGGCACTGAATCCATGAGCCGTGTGCCTTACCTGGCCGAAGGCACGCGCTGGGGGCTGCGCATGGGCAATGCGGCGTTGGTAGATGGGATGTACCGCGACGGATTTCTCGATCCCCTGTCGGGGCAAGTGATGGGCGAGACCGCGGAGACGCTGGCGCGGCAGTATGACATCTCGCGCCGCGAACAAGATGAATATGCGCTGCGCTCGCAGCAGCGCGCCGAGGCGGCGACGAGTGCCGGGCATTTTCAAAACGAAATTGTGCCGTTGGCCATCACCGACCGCAAAGGCAACGGCGTCGCTTTTGCGACCGACGAGCATGCGCGGGCGGGCGCGACGATTGAAGCCATCGCCAAGCTGCCGCCGGTCTTCGCCAAAGACGGCTCGGTGACGGCGGGCAATTCGTCAGGCATCACCGATGGCGCGGCGGCGCTGCTGGTGCTTTCAGGAGCAGCGGTCAAGTCGCACGATGTCCGGCCGCAGGCTCGGCTCGTGGATTACGAGATCGCCGGCGTTGACCCTCGGGTGATGGGCATCGGCCCTGTGCCGGCCATTCGCCGGCTGCTTGAGCGGCGCAAGCTCACACTCGCCGACATCGGCCTCGTCGAGTTGAACGAAGCCTTCGCCGCGCAAGTCCTGGCCTGCGACCGCGAATTACATTTCGATGCCGAGCGGCTGAACGTCAACGGCGGCGCTATCGCGCTCGGTCATCCTATCGGCTGCACGGGGGCGCGCATCCTGACGACCTTGATGCATGAGATGCAACGCCAACAGGTGCAGTACGGGCTGGCGACGCTCTGCATCTCGGGCGGCATGGGCATCGCCCTGCTGGTCGAGCGCGTGTAG
- a CDS encoding chloride channel protein, with product MQPAERATKWYQIELGATRFFQRLRLPTNQKYFILTVTIAIACGLVAVAYHKLIRLASGLMIERALAVSGPSRIFWIFFVTVGGCLLAGLLLHFFFPDARGSGIPQVKIAYVMNYGKVPMRVAAGKAVISALCVGSGASLGREGPTVQICAALSNVISQMFSIPRRKQMNQLPVGAAAAIAAAFNTPIAAVTFALEEIIGDLNQRLAASIVIAAVIAATIERWLLGANPLFTGANVYALNHPTELLAYAALGIVAGIVGVLFARLILFMRMFFRERVHVPSWSKPALGGAIIGAISLWQPHALGIGYEYLGEVLQGKDNLVLKAVVALLIAKILASAFSYGAGMSGGVLGPSMFVGGLLGAAVWHILANLQASPEIARGAFALVGMGAMFAAVIRVPITSILLIFEMTYNYEIILPLMIANAIAYTVASRLMPLSIYESFLFQDGIHLQTAPSPDALSRITAASVMTQDVVTLPDDITVKEALDVVGRLEFNGYPVLRDGRLVGLITTNDLRRMEAEGSEATMIADAMTRKVVHSHPDQTLDTVVLKLAQRELSQVPVVSRVDDARLLGIITLRDIARAQARLAAMQYSLGPDDTIRPTSEETIRPR from the coding sequence GTGCAACCAGCAGAGCGCGCAACAAAGTGGTATCAAATCGAATTAGGTGCGACGCGGTTTTTCCAGCGCCTGCGCCTGCCGACGAATCAGAAATACTTCATCCTGACAGTTACCATCGCAATCGCCTGCGGGCTGGTTGCCGTTGCTTACCATAAGCTCATCCGGCTGGCTTCGGGACTCATGATCGAGCGCGCCCTGGCGGTTTCGGGGCCGAGCCGCATCTTCTGGATTTTTTTTGTGACCGTCGGCGGCTGTTTGTTGGCCGGCTTGTTGCTGCATTTCTTCTTCCCCGACGCGCGCGGCAGCGGCATCCCGCAAGTCAAGATTGCCTACGTGATGAACTATGGCAAAGTGCCGATGCGCGTCGCCGCCGGCAAAGCGGTGATCTCGGCGCTGTGCGTCGGATCGGGCGCGAGCCTTGGGCGCGAGGGGCCGACCGTGCAAATCTGCGCGGCGCTGTCGAACGTCATCTCGCAGATGTTCTCGATTCCGCGCCGCAAGCAGATGAACCAGTTGCCGGTCGGCGCTGCCGCCGCCATCGCCGCCGCCTTCAACACACCGATTGCCGCCGTCACGTTCGCGCTCGAAGAGATCATCGGCGACCTCAACCAGAGACTCGCCGCCTCTATCGTCATCGCGGCGGTGATTGCCGCGACGATTGAGCGCTGGCTGCTCGGCGCCAACCCGCTGTTTACCGGTGCCAATGTCTATGCGCTGAACCACCCGACGGAATTGCTGGCCTACGCCGCGCTTGGCATCGTTGCCGGCATTGTCGGCGTCCTCTTTGCCAGGCTCATTCTGTTTATGCGGATGTTTTTCCGCGAGCGTGTTCACGTCCCATCGTGGAGCAAGCCGGCGCTCGGCGGCGCCATCATCGGCGCGATTAGTTTGTGGCAGCCGCACGCGCTCGGCATCGGTTACGAGTATCTCGGCGAGGTGCTGCAAGGCAAAGACAACCTCGTTTTGAAAGCTGTCGTCGCGCTGTTAATCGCTAAGATATTGGCTTCAGCTTTCAGCTATGGCGCAGGGATGTCGGGCGGCGTGCTCGGCCCTTCGATGTTTGTCGGCGGCCTGCTCGGCGCGGCGGTCTGGCACATACTGGCTAACCTGCAAGCCTCGCCTGAGATTGCCCGCGGCGCTTTCGCGCTGGTCGGCATGGGGGCGATGTTTGCCGCGGTCATCCGCGTGCCGATCACTTCGATTCTGCTGATCTTCGAGATGACCTATAACTACGAGATCATTCTGCCGTTGATGATCGCCAACGCGATTGCTTATACCGTCGCCTCGCGGCTGATGCCCCTGTCTATCTATGAGAGCTTCCTGTTTCAAGACGGCATCCACTTGCAAACCGCGCCTAGCCCGGATGCGCTCTCGCGCATCACTGCCGCTTCGGTGATGACCCAGGATGTCGTGACCCTGCCGGATGACATTACGGTGAAAGAGGCGCTCGACGTGGTCGGGCGGCTCGAATTCAACGGCTACCCGGTGTTGCGCGATGGGCGGCTGGTGGGATTGATTACCACGAATGATTTGCGGCGCATGGAAGCCGAAGGCAGCGAAGCGACGATGATCGCCGACGCCATGACTCGTAAGGTGGTGCATTCGCACCCTGACCAGACGCTCGACACGGTCGTGCTCAAATTGGCGCAGCGCGAGTTGTCACAGGTGCCGGTGGTGTCGCGCGTCGATGACGCAAGGCTGCTCGGCATTATCACCTTGCGCGACATCGCGCGGGCGCAGGCGCGGCTAGCCGCGATGCAGTACTCGCTCGGCCCCGACGACACGATCCGTCCGACTTCGGAAGAGACCATTCGCCCGCGCTGA
- a CDS encoding N-acetyltransferase yields MSKTAKDNRTAKTLEVKPARTAREQQQFLDLPYRLHRQQPHWIAPLRMAQKDMLDTTRHPFYKTADVEKFLAYRGGRVVGRVMAILNRAHNEFHGERAGFFGFFEVEEDYEAAAALLDSARSWLAERGAEVMRGPVNPSTNYECGLLVEGFDLDPTLMMVWNPSYYGEFLERYGLGKAADMYAYDISASYFNVSDKLKRVAERLQTKDRIRVRAVNLKDFKREVEIVRRVYNDAWSRNWGFVPVTDEEFEHLGKDLKQLVDPRVVLIAEQEVEGREPRPIGFLLAVPDLNRALKKLRGRLLPFGLLKLLWHSRKIDTIRIITMGVIREFQSMGAGAIFLKEIYDRAPAAGFPSGEMSWVLENNLMMNRAAELIGGRRTKTYRIYEMPLQESKK; encoded by the coding sequence ATGAGTAAGACGGCGAAGGATAACCGAACCGCAAAGACGCTCGAAGTGAAACCGGCGCGCACGGCGCGCGAGCAGCAACAGTTTCTCGATCTGCCTTACCGCTTGCACCGCCAACAGCCGCACTGGATCGCGCCATTGCGGATGGCGCAAAAGGATATGCTCGACACGACGCGTCATCCTTTCTACAAAACCGCCGACGTTGAAAAATTTCTCGCCTATCGCGGAGGCCGCGTCGTCGGTCGCGTCATGGCCATCCTCAACCGCGCTCACAACGAATTTCATGGCGAGCGCGCCGGCTTCTTTGGCTTCTTTGAAGTCGAAGAAGATTATGAAGCGGCGGCAGCCTTGCTCGACTCGGCTCGAAGCTGGCTTGCCGAGCGCGGCGCTGAAGTCATGCGCGGGCCGGTCAACCCCTCGACCAACTATGAATGCGGCCTGCTGGTCGAAGGCTTCGACCTTGACCCGACGCTGATGATGGTTTGGAATCCGAGCTATTACGGCGAATTCCTTGAGCGTTACGGGCTGGGCAAAGCCGCGGACATGTACGCGTATGACATCTCCGCGTCCTATTTCAATGTCTCGGACAAGCTCAAGCGCGTCGCCGAGCGATTGCAGACGAAGGATCGCATTCGCGTGCGCGCGGTCAACCTGAAAGACTTCAAGAGGGAAGTGGAGATCGTCCGCCGCGTCTACAACGACGCCTGGAGCCGCAACTGGGGATTCGTGCCGGTGACCGACGAAGAATTCGAGCACCTCGGCAAAGACTTGAAGCAGTTGGTGGACCCGCGCGTCGTCTTGATCGCCGAGCAGGAGGTCGAAGGCCGCGAGCCACGCCCCATCGGCTTCCTGCTCGCCGTGCCCGACTTGAACCGGGCGCTCAAGAAGCTGCGCGGCCGCTTGCTGCCCTTTGGACTGCTGAAGCTGTTATGGCATTCGCGCAAGATCGATACCATTCGCATCATCACGATGGGAGTCATCCGCGAGTTTCAGAGCATGGGCGCGGGGGCGATCTTCCTGAAAGAGATTTATGACCGAGCGCCCGCCGCCGGCTTCCCCTCGGGCGAAATGAGCTGGGTGCTAGAAAACAACTTGATGATGAACCGCGCCGCCGAGCTGATTGGCGGGCGGCGAACCAAGACCTACCGAATATATGAGATGCCGCTCCAAGAAAGTAAAAAGTAA
- a CDS encoding PD-(D/E)XK nuclease family protein gives MINVLIGPASSGKTETLVARMAEAVAAGRRGAHLIVPSAPAAAVLRELLSAETADLPSQSSHPVVTTFPMLYSGIFNKSGLAYQWLSSIERDRLLRLVINGLAQSDRLGYFAETAELPGLVSSLGGWIDELWRSHITPEGFNRIAAGRSEKDRDIAQVFAGYAAALETLNVVDEESAGHVALTAIESVRAPLNWVSLIAVDGFDYLTAVQVRLLSSLAARGVEVIVSLTYDEARAVHYWQRPTIKRLQAAGASFTPFTATPADWIQVAAAALMNEAGASALGDPDSAPQDFQSGEITITSAPDRAAEVRSAAREIKRLALDDHLPLDEIAIVCRSLSIYAPHIERIFDECAIPVTLDCTVPLIENPAVAAVLRLFNLSGQSFKRRACVEAWRSPYFDWTEFGLDEQSVDLLDAISLARNVIQGRDQWRAALNPAAENVGRDRGIGEHIQSEDESEADRQACFQRLATGLDQWFDALTPMRRVTREAHFEWATNLLERLRVGQQAASGDTAARDGRALEKFKEILRALARDGITMRAAGHSDERAAGEISWPAFVAEVERTLSVITYDREAAACACVTAQEAHRLRPRRHRAVFVLGLIEGEFPARLTERAPYTRAERAELRQAGLDLTETITDAGADLSQFYKAMSGATERLYLTFARTDVAGGELLPSYLIEEVQPFAATPLRRLPPSFSGEGHALMDACSLEELAMWTARAQRQDESESHAADHRAMRAANRLLDARLPSWRMTERGARVELQRINAAAVAASSGWINHPALAAKLKESYGPAYLWSATQINDYGRCPFRFFARHVLKLEAGKEPGEGFAAHHIGHAYHRILERLYTQLHQREIMIRSDNAEQAIDEAAEIAENVLQRMLDTGEVRRDALWEFNKAEIKRRVGRLLRTEAAWNDEQPARPVDCECKFGYDDAEALVIECPGGDAKFRGVVDRLDYCDGDWIVVDYKTPRTPIHIREALEGRNLQLPLYAMAARRVIKKGEPVTSAYYLHIRSRKRGSELSDKPGAKDSLEQLIAHAEQRIRQYVEQVRGGRFPVQPNGDMVCQTCEYGVMCRIQSLRAFEDE, from the coding sequence ATGATCAATGTTCTGATTGGCCCGGCCAGTTCAGGGAAGACAGAGACGCTGGTCGCGCGCATGGCCGAAGCGGTTGCCGCCGGTCGGCGCGGCGCTCACCTCATCGTGCCGTCTGCGCCCGCCGCCGCAGTGTTGCGTGAATTACTGAGCGCAGAAACCGCCGACCTCCCGTCGCAGAGCAGCCACCCTGTCGTCACAACCTTCCCGATGCTCTATAGCGGCATATTCAATAAGTCCGGCCTGGCGTATCAATGGCTAAGCTCGATAGAGCGTGATCGCCTCTTGCGGCTCGTCATCAACGGCCTGGCGCAATCAGACAGGCTCGGTTATTTCGCCGAGACCGCGGAGTTGCCCGGCCTGGTCAGTTCGCTCGGCGGCTGGATCGATGAGCTGTGGCGAAGTCATATCACCCCTGAAGGCTTCAATCGCATTGCCGCGGGCCGCAGCGAAAAGGATCGTGACATCGCACAGGTATTCGCTGGCTATGCGGCGGCGCTTGAAACGCTGAATGTCGTGGATGAAGAGAGCGCCGGCCACGTCGCTTTGACGGCAATCGAAAGCGTGCGCGCGCCACTTAACTGGGTATCGTTGATTGCGGTAGATGGCTTCGACTATCTGACGGCGGTGCAGGTGCGATTGCTCTCGTCGTTGGCGGCGCGCGGCGTTGAGGTGATCGTCAGCCTGACGTACGACGAAGCGCGCGCCGTCCATTACTGGCAGCGCCCGACCATCAAGCGCTTGCAGGCGGCGGGCGCGAGCTTCACCCCTTTCACAGCCACTCCGGCAGACTGGATTCAAGTTGCCGCTGCCGCTTTGATGAATGAAGCGGGCGCATCAGCGTTGGGTGATCCTGATTCAGCACCGCAAGACTTTCAAAGCGGCGAAATCACCATCACCTCTGCGCCGGACCGCGCCGCTGAAGTCCGCTCGGCGGCGCGCGAGATCAAGCGGCTGGCGCTTGACGATCATCTTCCCCTCGACGAGATTGCTATCGTATGCCGCTCGCTCTCGATTTACGCTCCACACATCGAGCGCATCTTCGATGAATGCGCCATCCCGGTGACGCTAGACTGCACCGTACCGTTGATAGAAAACCCTGCGGTGGCGGCAGTGCTGCGTTTGTTCAACCTGAGCGGTCAATCGTTCAAGCGCCGCGCTTGTGTCGAAGCCTGGCGCTCGCCTTATTTCGACTGGACAGAGTTCGGATTAGATGAGCAGTCGGTAGACCTGCTCGATGCGATTTCGCTGGCGCGAAATGTCATACAAGGCCGCGACCAGTGGCGAGCCGCCCTGAACCCTGCTGCTGAAAACGTAGGACGTGACCGCGGAATCGGCGAGCACATTCAGTCGGAAGATGAAAGTGAAGCTGATCGCCAGGCTTGCTTTCAACGGCTAGCGACCGGCCTCGACCAGTGGTTCGACGCGCTGACGCCAATGCGGCGCGTCACTCGCGAAGCGCACTTCGAGTGGGCGACAAATCTGCTCGAACGCCTGCGCGTTGGTCAACAGGCAGCAAGCGGCGATACGGCAGCGCGCGATGGCCGCGCCCTGGAAAAATTCAAAGAGATACTAAGGGCGCTGGCTCGCGATGGCATCACCATGCGAGCCGCCGGTCATTCGGACGAGCGGGCCGCCGGCGAAATCTCCTGGCCGGCGTTTGTCGCCGAAGTCGAACGCACGCTCTCTGTCATCACCTATGACCGCGAAGCCGCAGCTTGTGCGTGCGTCACGGCGCAGGAGGCCCACCGTCTTCGCCCGCGCCGTCACCGCGCCGTCTTCGTTCTCGGTTTGATCGAAGGCGAATTTCCAGCGCGGCTGACCGAGCGCGCCCCCTACACGCGAGCCGAGCGCGCAGAGTTGCGGCAGGCGGGGCTTGACCTGACCGAAACCATCACGGATGCCGGGGCTGACCTTTCGCAGTTTTACAAAGCGATGAGCGGTGCGACCGAGCGGCTATACTTGACCTTCGCGCGCACGGACGTTGCCGGCGGCGAATTGCTGCCGTCTTACTTGATTGAAGAAGTGCAGCCCTTCGCCGCGACTCCCTTGCGCCGCCTCCCTCCGTCGTTTAGCGGTGAAGGTCACGCGCTCATGGATGCTTGCTCACTTGAAGAGCTGGCAATGTGGACGGCTCGTGCGCAGCGCCAGGACGAATCGGAGAGCCATGCGGCAGACCACAGGGCCATGCGGGCCGCCAATCGCCTGCTCGATGCGCGGTTGCCAAGCTGGCGGATGACCGAGCGCGGCGCACGGGTTGAGCTTCAGCGAATCAACGCGGCGGCGGTTGCGGCCAGCAGTGGGTGGATCAACCATCCGGCGCTCGCCGCGAAGCTCAAGGAGAGCTATGGGCCGGCTTACCTGTGGAGCGCCACCCAGATCAATGATTATGGCCGTTGCCCCTTTCGCTTCTTTGCGCGCCATGTGCTAAAGCTCGAAGCAGGCAAAGAGCCAGGCGAAGGCTTTGCCGCACATCACATCGGCCACGCGTATCACCGGATTCTCGAAAGGCTTTACACGCAATTGCATCAGCGCGAAATTATGATTCGGTCAGACAACGCGGAGCAGGCGATAGACGAGGCCGCGGAGATAGCCGAAAATGTTCTTCAGCGCATGCTCGACACCGGCGAAGTGCGCCGCGACGCGCTGTGGGAGTTTAATAAAGCCGAGATTAAGCGGCGCGTCGGTCGCTTGCTGCGGACTGAAGCGGCCTGGAACGACGAGCAGCCGGCGCGGCCAGTTGATTGCGAATGCAAGTTCGGTTACGACGACGCGGAAGCGCTGGTGATCGAATGCCCGGGGGGTGACGCTAAATTTCGCGGCGTCGTAGATCGCCTGGATTATTGTGACGGGGACTGGATTGTTGTGGATTACAAGACGCCGCGCACGCCGATTCACATCCGCGAAGCGCTTGAGGGGCGCAACCTGCAATTGCCGCTCTACGCGATGGCTGCTCGCCGCGTCATCAAGAAGGGCGAGCCCGTCACCTCGGCTTATTACCTGCACATCCGTAGCCGCAAGCGCGGCTCGGAGTTGTCAGATAAGCCGGGCGCGAAAGACAGCCTTGAACAGTTGATCGCCCATGCCGAGCAGCGCATACGCCAATATGTCGAGCAGGTTCGCGGGGGCCGTTTCCCTGTACAGCCAAATGGCGACATGGTTTGTCAGACTTGCGAGTATGGCGTAATGTGTCGCATTCAATCCCTGAGGGCCTTTGAAGATGAGTAA